From Brassica oleracea var. oleracea cultivar TO1000 chromosome C3, BOL, whole genome shotgun sequence, a single genomic window includes:
- the LOC106329106 gene encoding trihelix transcription factor ASIL1-like, whose amino-acid sequence MEEEDETQPSPAPSSPPVLPTSNVTVASATKPPPSPPSPSRNALALVVHTPSVTVNKNGRSGGGGGGGRDDCWSEEATRVLIDAWGERFAEPGKGTLKQQQWHEVAEIVNGSGQCKYTKTDVQCKNRIDTVKKKYKQEKAKIASGDGPSKWAFFKKLESLIGGGGKAQVVGASSSGPMRWHFRKRSASETESESEPEHSAESLPPLQPLPKRLKMGESGVGEVAKAILGFTEAYEKAETGKIKLMLELEKERMKFFKEMELQRMQFLRTQMEITQKNQEEERSKPRINDDDDVKNNGDVSS is encoded by the exons ATGGAGGAAGAAGACGAGACTCAGCCATCTCCAGCTCCTTCCTCTCCCCCAGTTTTACCCACAAGCAACGTCACGGTGGCTTCAGCGACGAAACCGCCTCCCTCCCCACCGTCTCCGTCTAGAAACGCGTTGGCTTTAGTCGTCCACACTCCCTCCGTCACCGTGAACAAAAACGGACGAAGCGGCGGCGGAGGAGGAGGAGGAAGAGACGACTGTTGGAGCGAGGAAGCGACGAGAGTTCTAATCGACGCGTGGGGGGAACGGTTCGCCGAGCCGGGGAAAGGAACTCTGAAGCAGCAACAGTGGCACGAAGTAGCTGAGATCGTGAACGGGAGCGGTCAGTGCAAGTACACCAAAACGGATGTTCAGTGTAAGAACAGGATCGATACTGTGAAGAAGAAGTATAAGCAAGAGAAGGCCAAGATCGCTTCTGGTGATGGGCCG AGCAAATGGGCCTTCTTCAAAAAGCTCGAGTCTTTGATCGGTGGTGGTGGGAAGGCTCAGGTGGTGGGAGCAAGTAGCTCGGGTCCAATGCGGTGGCATTTTAGGAAACGAAGTGCTTCCGAGACTGAGTCTGAGTCTGAGCCTGAGCACTCAGCTGAGAGTCTCCCTCCGTTACAACCGTTGCCGAAGCGGTTGAAGATGGGTGAGTCAGGAGTTGGAGAAGTGGCGAAGGCGATTCTTGGGTTTACTGAGGCGTATGAGAAGGCGGAGACTGGGAAGATTAAGCTGATGTTGGAGTTGGAGAAGGAGAGGATGAAGTTTTTTAAAGAGATGGAGTTGCAGAGGATGCAGTTTTTGAGAACTCAGATGGAGATAACACAGAAGAATCAAGAGGAAGAGAGGAGCAAGCCAAGGATCAATGATGATGATGATGTCAAGAATAATGGCGATGTAAGTAGCTGA
- the LOC106328241 gene encoding oligouridylate-binding protein 1A-like: MQNQRLKQQQQQAMMQQAMMQQQHHSLYHPSLMAPPPPPQMEPLPSGNLPPGFDPSTCRSVYAGNIHTQVTEVLLQEIFASTGPVESCKLIRKDKSSYGFVHYFDRRSAGLAIMSLNGRHLFGQPIKVNWAYATGQREDTSSHFNIFVGDLSPEVTDAALFESFSAFNTCSDARVMWDQKTGRSRGFGFVSFRNQQDAQTAINEMNGKWISSRQIRCNWATKGATFGEDKHSSDGKSVVELTNGSEDGREISISNEEAPENNPQYTTVYVGNLAPEVTQLDLHRMFHTLGAGVIEEVRVQRDKGFGFVRYNTHDEAALAIQMGNSQPFLFSRPIKCSWGNKPTPTGTPSNPLPPPAPVPVPGLSPMDLLAYERQLALAKMHPQAQHSLRHVNAAGANAALYDGGFQNVAAAHQQLMYYQ; this comes from the exons ATGCAGAACCAGAGGCTGAAACAGCAACAACAACAAGCAATGATGCAGCAAGCGATGATGCAACAGCAGCATCACTCTCTCTATCATCCTAGTCTTATGGCTCCTCCTCCTCCTCCTCAG ATGGAGCCTCTGCCAAGTGGAAACCTTCCTCCTGGTTTTGATCCCAGCACTTGTCGTAGTGT GTATGCTGGCAACATCCATACGCAGGTCACTGAGGTTCTTCTTCAAGAGATTTTTGCTAGCACCGGCCCTGTTGAAAGCTGTAAGCTCATCAGAAAGGATAAG TCATCATATGGGTTTGTCCACTACTTTGATCGGAGATCTGCTGGTTTGGCTATCATGTCTCTTAACGGAAGGCATCT GTTTGGACAGCCTATCAAAGTTAATTGGGCGTATGCCACTGGTCAAAGGGAAGACACATCAA GTCATTTCAACATTTTTGTTGGAGATCTCAGTCCAGAGGTTACTGATGCAGCACTGTTTGAGAGCTTTTCTGCCTTCAACACTTGTTC GGATGCAAGAGTGATGTGGGATCAGAAAACTGGACGCTCAAGAGGCTTTGGGTTTGTTTCTTTCCGCAATCAGCAG GATGCTCAAACTGCCATAAATGAGATGAATG GTAAATGGATAAGTAGCAGACAAATCAGATGCAACTGGGCGACAAAAGGTGCTACTTTTGGCGAGGACAAACATAGCTCTGATGGAAAAAGTGTCGTTGAACTTACAAACGGCTCAGAGGACGGTAGAGAGATCTCAATCTCAAACGAAGAAGCTCCTGAAAACAATCCTCAGTATACCACTGTCTATGTAGGAAACCTCGCTCCAGAA GTAACTCAGCTTGATCTACACCGCATGTTCCATACACTTGGTGCTGGAGTCATTGAAGAGGTTCGTGTCCAGCGAGACAAGGGCTTTGGTTTTGTGAGATATAACACTCACGACGAGGCTGCTCTTGCAATTCAAATGGGCAACTCTCAGCCTTTCCTCTTTAGCAGACCCATAAAG TGCTCATGGGGAAACAAACCAACTCCAACAGGAACACCCTCAAACCCACTTCCCCCACCAGCGCCGGTGCCAGTCCCTGGTCTGTCCCCAATGGACCTCTTAGCCTATGAGAGGCAACTAGCTCTAGCCAAGATGCATCCTCAGGCTCAGCATTCTCTAAGGCATGTAAATGCAGCTGGAGCAAATGCAGCTCTGTACGATGGTGGTTTTCAGAATGTAGCTGCGGCGCATCAGCAGCTCATGTACTATCAGTAA
- the LOC106331690 gene encoding 17.4 kDa class III heat shock protein-like, producing the protein MVTLIQNEAEANNHKKIQAEVREMSAVAINHLFGLPETIEKLIFPTSRSGEGNENRGGSNNNIPIDILESPKEYIFYVDIPGISKSDIQVTVEEERTLVMKSNGKRKREDHDESEEGCKYIRLERRLPQNLVKKFRLPEDADVEAVAAKYQDGVLTVTVGKVPPQPPKSKTVQIAVS; encoded by the exons ATGGTCACTCTAATTCAAAACGAAGCAGAAGCCAACAATCACAAGAAGATTCAAGCCGAAGTCCGAGAAATGAGTGCTGTCGCGATCAACCACTTGTTCGGTTTGCCGGAGACCATCGAGAAGCTGATCTTCCCGACTTCCCGCTCCGGTGAAGGTAACGAGAATCGAGGAGGAAGCAACAACAACATCCCAATTGACATTCTTGAATCTCCCAAAGAGTACATCTTCTACGTCGACATCCCCGGAATCTCCAAATCCGACATCCAG GTGACTGTAGAGGAAGAGAGGACGCTGGTGATGAAGAGTAACGGGAAGAGGAAGAGAGAGGATCATGACGAGAGCGAAGAAGGATGCAAGTACATAAGGCTCGAGAGGAGACTTCCTCAGAATCTCGTGAAGAAGTTTCGGTTGCCTGAAGACGCTGACGTGGAGGCTGTGGCGGCTAAGTATCAAGATGGAGTTTTGACAGTCACCGTTGGGAAAGTGCCGCCGCAGCCACCGAAGTCTAAGACGGTTCAAATCGCGGTTTCTTGA
- the LOC106327986 gene encoding inactive GDSL esterase/lipase-like protein 25, which yields MANPKPHLFSLSFFSLLLLHFPTVSLAQTLFVFGDGLYDAGNKQFVSSNRVDASFPPYGMTVGEPTGRWSDGRIVPDYLAGFMGIPHIPPILNGTADFSHGANFAIADATVLGSPAETLTFSQQVIKFSDNKNKWSAQARSEAVYLFYIGSDDYLKFAKNNPNPSDDQKQAFVDRVITAIEAELKVIYGSGGRKFALHNLAPLGCLPAVKQANGNVQECVKLPSEMAALHNTKLLQLLVELSRQLSGFQYSFYDFFSSIKHRVIKSKTYTFETGMAACCGTGSVNGTSCSTNNVCAKPEDYLFFDGKHLTQEGNLQVGHLMWGADPVVVGPNNLRELLFLPLNTTVMLADIQDAMAAMSPKQNKIESLYDIKMMESEMENQWLYQVGKAVSFLI from the exons ATGGCGAATCCCAAACCTCACCTCTTCTCTCTCTCCTTCTTCTCGCTTCTTCTTCTCCACTTCCCCACCGTCTCCTTGGCCCAGACGCTCTTCGTCTTCGGCGATGGTCTTTACGACGCCGGCAACAAACAGTTCGTCTCTTCGAACCGTGTCGACGCCAGCTTCCCTCCTTATGGAATGACTGTCGGAGAACCTACGGGACGGTGGTCCGACGGTCGTATCGTTCCAGACTACCTCG CTGGTTTCATGGGTATTCCTCACATCCCTCCGATACTCAATGGCACGGCGGACTTCTCTCACGGCGCTAACTTCGCCATCGCCGACGCCACCGTCCTCGGCTCCCCTGCGGAGACG TTGACTTTTTCACAACAAGTGATCAAGTTCTCGGACAACAAGAACAAGTGGTCAGCTCAAGCACGTTCTGAAGCTGTCTACTTGTTCTACATCGGCTCTGATGATTACTTGAAGTTTGCCAAGAACAATCCAAACCCCTCCGATGATCAGAAACAAGCTTTTGTGGACCGAGTCATCACCGCTATAGAAGCAGAACTAAAG GTGATTTACGGGTCCGGAGGTAGGAAGTTCGCGTTACATAACTTGGCACCGTTGGGTTGCTTACCGGCCGTGAAACAAGCAAACGGAAACGTTCAGGAGTGCGTGAAGTTGCCATCGGAAATGGCAGCTTTGCATAACACGAAGCTGCTGCAGCTCTTGGTTGAGCTTTCAAGACAACTCAGTGGCTTCCAGTACTCGTTTTACGACTTCTTCAGCTCCATCAAACACAGAGTTATCAAGTCTAAGACTTACA CATTTGAGACGGGAATGGCTGCTTGTTGTGGAACTGGGTCTGTCAATGGAACTAGTTGTTCAACTAACAATGTATGCGCTAAGCCTGAAGACTACCTCTTCTTTGACGGTAAGCATTTGACGCAAGAAGGGAACCTTCAGGTCGGGCATTTGATGTGGGGAGCAGATCCGGTAGTGGTTGGACCGAACAATCTGAGGGAGCTTCTTTTCCTTCCTTTGAATACTACGGTCATGTTAGCTGACATACAAGACGCTATGGCTGCCATGAGCCCGAAGCAGAACAAAATAGAGTCACTTTATGATATCAAGATGATGGAGTCGGAGATGGAGAATCAGTGGCTTTATCAAGTCGGTAAAGCTGTCTCCTTTCTGATCTGA